Part of the Caldisericum sp. genome is shown below.
TGGGATACGAGGCATTCAAAATCGTAAAAGAATCCACTCTTATCCTTCTTGAAGCAACTCCTCCGGATATTGATGTTAAAGAGGTTGAAGAAAGTGTCTTGAAAATTCCAGGTGTTGTTAATATGCACCATGTCCACATTTGGAAACTTGACGATGAAACAACACTTTTTGAGGCACATGTGAATGTTAAACCAAATACAAGCGTTGAGGAGACAAAGGCAATACGAAGCCAGATAGAAAACCTCATTAAAGACGTGTTTCATATAGACCACACGAACATCCAGTTTGAGTGTAACGAGCACACCGAGAAAAGCCTTATAAAAAATTCGTAAAGTGTGTTAAGGCTTGTAAAAAGAGAGTTAAAATTCCTCCGTTTACCCTCTTGACAAAAATAAAAAATTATATATAATATGTATCGGGAGGTGATGGATATGGCAAGAATGTACGATCCATTTGAAGAAATTAGAAGGCTTGAACAAGAAATTGACGACATCTTCTCTCAGTTCTGGAGAAGCGCAAAACCAAGATTAGCGCTTCCTCGAAAGGAGAGGGGTGAAATCCAACCTGTAGAAACTCAGATTGCCTTTGCTCCTTCAGTTGATGTAATTGAAAAAGATAACGAAATTGTAGTTAAAGCAGACCTTCCTGGAATTGACAAGAAGGATGTTAAGATAAAAGTTGAACCTGATGCTGTTACTATCTCCGGTGAAGTAAAGAAGGAGCGTAAGGAAAAGGAAGAGAACTACTTCATTGAAGAGCGTGTTTATGGTAGTTTCTACAGAGCAATACCGTTACCAGCAGAAGTTGACCCTGAAAAAGCACAGGCAAAATTCGAAAATGGTGTTCTTGAAATAACTCTTCCAAAGGTTGAAACTGGCAAGAAGACAAAAGAAATTACACTCGAGTAGTATATACTTGAGATCATTTGCCCCCGGTATTTCCGGGGGTATTTTTATTTAGCCTTATAAAAATCTGTGCAGGAAAAATCATTAAAGACCAGGGGATCTGCGCAAGTGTAAGCACAAGTGATGCCTTTGCATCAAGGAAAGAAAGCGCAAGCACAACGCCAATTGTAACATTCATAAAAGCTTTTGTTGCAAAGATAGAAATACGCTCTTCCATTGGAAGTTTAGGTGTTAAATAGAAAGGAATTACCATAAACAAGATATAGATTGGAATTGAGATGAGTATAAATCCTAATGCACTAACAGGATTTTTTACTATGAAATTGTAATTTACTGCTGTAATTGTTGTTCCAAGGAGAAGCAGTATCGATGTTGTGATGATTTTGTTTCTCTTTACAATTTGTGCTGTTAGATTTTTAAAGGTGTACTTGAATGCCTGCGAGAGTATAAGGGGGAGAAATATGAGTTTTATAAGCGTTAGGGATATATTAAGGTAATCAACACGAATCACCTTTCTTAAAAGGATGTAAAATAAAAGTGGGATTGTAAGGGGCGCAATTATGTGCGTAATTATAATGATCGTTGTTGAAAGAATTGTATCTCCACCGAGGATATCCGTAATTGATGCAGATGCAACGCCTGCAGGAACAGCCGAGAATAGAAGAAGAGAAGCAAGGAGAAAGTCTTGTGCCTTGAATATTTTTAACATTGCAAATACGATAAGAGGAAGGATAATGAGGTCCAAGATAATCGCATAGATGAGGAGTTTCACTCTTTTTGCAACCTTAATGATATCTACGAAGTCGAGTTTTAAAAATGTAAAGAAAAGAATTAGCATTAATAGATAAGTAAGATAAGGCTTTAGAATTGCAAACTGCGGGAACAGAAGCCCAAGTGGAATTCCAAGCGTTATTATGAATGACGAATTGCTTTCTATAAATTCATTAAATTTTTTCATACCTTACGATTATAATTTATACCACTAATTTTTCAAGCATTTTGCCTTTTGAAAAAGATAAAAAATATTGTATAATATCTTTGCTTTTAGCAAGGGAAACTCGTATAACCCTCCATACGGTTTCCTTTGTTATTAGCGAAATAAAAATTTATTTAGGAGGTTAAGAATGATTACAAAAGAACAAAAAGAAGAAATTTTTAAAAAGTTTGGTCGTCATGAAGGCGACACTGGCTCTCCTGAAGTGCAGATTGCACTTCTCACTTTGAGGATTAACAACCTTACAGAGCATTTGAAGCAATTCAAGAAGGACTTTGCATCCAGAAGAGGTCTTTTCAAGCTTGTCGGTGAAAGAAGGAAACTCCTCACCTACCTTAAAGAAACTGACAAAGAGCGTTATGAGAGAATTGTTAAAGAATTGAATTTAAGAGCATAAGGCTATGGTAGAGAAAGTAAGTATAGAAGTAGGCGGAAAAGTTATTGAGTTTGAAGTTGGTAGGATGGCAAAGCAAGCAGGGGGTGCTGTTTTTGCAACATGTGGCGGCACCCAGGTGCTTGCAACTTCCACTATGGGAGATGAACCTGCAGAGCCAACAGACTTTTTCCCGTTAACCGTTGATTACTTCGAAAAGATGTATGCTGCAGGAAAGATCCCCGGAGGGTTCTACAAGAGGGAAGGGCGTCCAACCGACGAAGAAATACTTGGTTCCCGCCTTATCGACCGTCCACTAAGGCCGATGTTTCCAATTCAATTCAGAAGACCTGTCCATATTGTTGTTTATGTGCTTTCTGCTGATGGCTCGATTTCACCTGCCATTCTTGGAATAAATGCGGCATCCCTTGCATCTCTTATCTCGGATGAGCCGTTCTATGAGGCAGTATCCGCCGTAAAGGTGGGGCTTATAGACGGAAAGTTCGTCATCAATCCAAATGAGAATGAGATTGACGAAAAAAGCCTTCTTGATTTGAGTATTGCAGGGACAAAAGACGCACTTATTATGATTGAAGCAGGTGCAAAGGAAGTTTCCGAAGATACAATGATTCAGGCAATGCAGGTTGCTCTTGAAGAGATAAAAAAGATCTCCCTTGTGCAGGAGGAGTTTGCAAAGAAAATCGGAAAGCCAAAGGTAGAAGTACCCGAAATTGTAATTGATGAGGCACTCAAACAGGAGATTGAGGCGGAAATCCTTGATAAGATTAAACTTGCACTTGAAAACAAGGAGAAGCTCACAAGAGAAAAAGCCCTTGAAGAGATAAAGAAGGGCATTATTACAGAGTACGAAGAGAAGTATCCCGAAAAAGTATCCGATGTTAATATGATATTCGACCTCATTTTGAGAAACTACATAAGAGGAGAAACTCTCAAGGGCAACAGAATCGACGGAAGAAAGCCCGAAGAGATAAGACCTATTTCAATTGAAGTAGGCGTTTTAAAAAGGACTCATGGTTCTGCTCTTTTCACAAGAGGTCAGACTCAAGTCCTATCCATTGCAACCTTAGGTGGCAAAGGCGAAGGGCAACTTGTTGAGTCTCTTGAAGAGGAAGTTGAAACAAAGCGCTACATGCACTATTATAACTTCCCTCCATTCTCAGTGGGCGAAGCGCGTCCAATGAGAGGACCAACAAGAAGAGAAATCGGTCATGGTGCACTTGCGGAGCGTGCCCTTGTGCCAGTACTTCCCGACGAAGAAGAGTTTCCATACACGATAAGGGTTGTTTCAGAAGTCCTCGAGTCTAACGGCTCGACATCAATGGCATCAACATGCGGCTCTACTCTTGCCCTTATGGATGCAGGTGTTCCCATAAAGAAGCCTGTTGCAGGTATTGCTATGGGGCTCATAAAGGAAGGCGACCAGTTTGTCGTTCTTACAGATATTCAAGGAGCAGAAGACCACCTGGGTGATATGGACTTCAAGGTTACAGGGACTGATACAGGTATTACGGCACTTCAAATGGATATAAAGATAAAGGGTATAACAGTCGATATATTGAGAATTGCACTCGAGCAAGCGCGCAAAGCAAGGCTATTCATCCTTGAGAAAATGAAAGAAGTACTCCCTGCACCTCGTCCTGAGATTTCTCCATATGCGCCACGTGTCTATACAATGCAAATTAGACCTGATAAGATTGGCTTGCTTATTGGTCCCGGCGGAAAAACTATAAGAAGCATAATTGGTTCAACAGATTCAGAAATCAATATCGAGCCTGATGGGAAAGTGTATATCACGGCACCAAACGAAAATATCCTTAATACGATTTTGGAGCGTATAAATCAACTCCTTGCAGAGCCTGAAGAAGGAAAAGTTTATGAGGGCGTTGTTGTTGACCTTAAAGACTTT
Proteins encoded:
- the rpsO gene encoding 30S ribosomal protein S15, producing MITKEQKEEIFKKFGRHEGDTGSPEVQIALLTLRINNLTEHLKQFKKDFASRRGLFKLVGERRKLLTYLKETDKERYERIVKELNLRA
- a CDS encoding polyribonucleotide nucleotidyltransferase, whose amino-acid sequence is MVEKVSIEVGGKVIEFEVGRMAKQAGGAVFATCGGTQVLATSTMGDEPAEPTDFFPLTVDYFEKMYAAGKIPGGFYKREGRPTDEEILGSRLIDRPLRPMFPIQFRRPVHIVVYVLSADGSISPAILGINAASLASLISDEPFYEAVSAVKVGLIDGKFVINPNENEIDEKSLLDLSIAGTKDALIMIEAGAKEVSEDTMIQAMQVALEEIKKISLVQEEFAKKIGKPKVEVPEIVIDEALKQEIEAEILDKIKLALENKEKLTREKALEEIKKGIITEYEEKYPEKVSDVNMIFDLILRNYIRGETLKGNRIDGRKPEEIRPISIEVGVLKRTHGSALFTRGQTQVLSIATLGGKGEGQLVESLEEEVETKRYMHYYNFPPFSVGEARPMRGPTRREIGHGALAERALVPVLPDEEEFPYTIRVVSEVLESNGSTSMASTCGSTLALMDAGVPIKKPVAGIAMGLIKEGDQFVVLTDIQGAEDHLGDMDFKVTGTDTGITALQMDIKIKGITVDILRIALEQARKARLFILEKMKEVLPAPRPEISPYAPRVYTMQIRPDKIGLLIGPGGKTIRSIIGSTDSEINIEPDGKVYITAPNENILNTILERINQLLAEPEEGKVYEGVVVDLKDFGALVQILPNYVGLLHISQISDKFIKDIRKELHIGDKVKVKVLKIEDDGKIQLSKKAVDGEKKNNNENSEKRE
- a CDS encoding Hsp20/alpha crystallin family protein, encoding MARMYDPFEEIRRLEQEIDDIFSQFWRSAKPRLALPRKERGEIQPVETQIAFAPSVDVIEKDNEIVVKADLPGIDKKDVKIKVEPDAVTISGEVKKERKEKEENYFIEERVYGSFYRAIPLPAEVDPEKAQAKFENGVLEITLPKVETGKKTKEITLE
- a CDS encoding bile acid:sodium symporter, with protein sequence MKKFNEFIESNSSFIITLGIPLGLLFPQFAILKPYLTYLLMLILFFTFLKLDFVDIIKVAKRVKLLIYAIILDLIILPLIVFAMLKIFKAQDFLLASLLLFSAVPAGVASASITDILGGDTILSTTIIIITHIIAPLTIPLLFYILLRKVIRVDYLNISLTLIKLIFLPLILSQAFKYTFKNLTAQIVKRNKIITTSILLLLGTTITAVNYNFIVKNPVSALGFILISIPIYILFMVIPFYLTPKLPMEERISIFATKAFMNVTIGVVLALSFLDAKASLVLTLAQIPWSLMIFPAQIFIRLNKNTPGNTGGK